One genomic segment of Komagataella phaffii GS115 chromosome 4, complete sequence includes these proteins:
- a CDS encoding Subunit beta of the cytosolic chaperonin Cct ring complex, related to Tcp1p, whose translation MSVNILGDQVSEERAENARLSAFVGAIAVGDLVKTTLGPKGMDKLLTSASSGQSIVTNDGATILKSIPLDNPAAKVLVNLSKVQDDEVGDGTTSVTVLASELLREAEKLVDRKIHPQTIIEGFRIASKAALEALDKVAVDNSHDDAAFRKDLINIAKTTLSSKILAQDRDKFAEIAVSAILRLRGSTSLERIQLIKIIGGQLSDSYLDDGFILNKKFGLDQPKKIKDASILIANTSMDTDKVKIFGAKFKVDSTSKLAQLEKAEKDKMKAKVEKIKNFNINCFVNRQLIYDWPEQLLADSNINTIEHADFDGVERLALVTGGEVVSTFDYPGKVKLGKCDLIEEVIIGEEVMTRFSGVSEGAACTIILRGATEQVLDEAERSLHDALSVLSQTTKETRTVLGGGCSEMIMSNAVDTQAQNQEGKKQLAVEAFARALRQLPTILADNAGYDSSELVARLRSAIYSGLTTSGLNLSNGTVGDMRQLGVMESYKLKRAVVNSASEAAEVLLRVDNIIRAKPRTADRNR comes from the coding sequence ATGTCTGTTAACATTCTAGGAGATCAAGTCTCAGAGGAAAGAGCCGAAAATGCTCGTTTGTCGGCGTTTGTGGGAGCTATAGCCGTCGGCGACTTGGTCAAAACCACTTTGGGCCCAAAAGGTATGGACAAACTGTTGACATCTGCCAGTTCTGGACAGTCAATCGTTACCAACGATGGTGCCACTATTTTGAAATCCATTCCTCTTGATAACCCAGCTGCCAAGGTTTTGGTAAACTTGTCGAAAGTTCAAGATGATGAGGTTGGTGATGGAACCACCAGTGTCACAGTTCTAGCTTCGGAACTGCTAAGAGAGGCTGAAAAGTTAGTAGACAGGAAGATTCATCCTCAAACTATTATTGAAGGTTTTCGCATAGCATCTAAGGCCGCTCTTGAAGCTTTGGATAAAGTCGCCGTAGACAATTCACATGATGATGCTGCTTTtagaaaagatttgatcAATATTGCAAAGACCACGCTTTCGTCGAAGATTCTGGCTCAAGATAGAGATAAATTTGCTGAAATAGCCGTTAGTGCCATTCTAAGACTGCGCGGATCAAcaagtttggaaagaattcaattgatcaagattATTGGCGGACAGCTTTCTGATTCATACTTGGACGATGGTTTCATTTTAAATAAGAAGTTTGGACTTGATCagccaaagaagataaagGATGCCAGCATCTTAATTGCTAACACATCCATGGACACTGATAAGGTTAAAATCTTTGGAGCCAAATTCAAGGTAGATTCTACCAGCAAGTTGGCTCAGTTGgaaaaagctgaaaaagaCAAGATGAAGGCTAAAGTggaaaaaatcaagaacTTCAACATTAACTGTTTTGTGAACAGACAATTGATATATGACTGGCCTGAACAATTGTTGGCTGATAGTAACATCAATACCATCGAACatgctgattttgatggTGTGGAAAGATTGGCATTAGTTACCGGTGGTGAGGTGGTGTCAACATTTGACTATCCAGGGAAGGTCAAATTGGGAAAATgtgatttgattgaagaagtcaTCATTGGAGAAGAGGTCATGACGCGGTTTTCAGGTGTGTCCGAAGGAGCTGCCTGTACTATCATTCTTCGTGGAGCCACCGAACAGGTTCTTGACGAGGCTGAAAGATCACTGCACGATGCTTTATCGGTATTATCACAGACGACAAAAGAGACTCGTACTGTTTTAGGTGGCGGATGTTCCGAGATGATAATGTCAAATGCTGTTGACACTCAAGCCCAAAATCAAGAGGGAAAAAAACAATTGGCTGTTGAGGCTTTTGCAAGAGCTCTGAGACAATTACCTACAATCTTAGCCGACAATGCTGGTTATGATTCAAGTGAGTTGGTAGCAAGACTACGATCGGCAATTTATAGCGGATTGACTACATCAGGTCTGAATCTATCTAACGGGACAGTTGGAGACATGCGTCAGTTAGGAGTTATGGAATCAtacaaattgaagagagcTGTGGTAAACTCTGCTAGTGAGGCTGCTGAGGTGTTGCTGAGAGTGGACAATATCATCAGAGCCAAGCCACGCACTGCCGACCGTAATCGTTGA
- a CDS encoding putative transporter, member of the Ca2+-binding subfamily of the mitochondrial carrier family: MISVDNQARVPDAQMESSEARDRRYKQLFERLDIQHSGAISLSGFRKSVKDLDHPIKDSKDAVEEIFQSLDNHNLNAVDFDSFKEYLIRAETQIIKGFHNLDKDQDGIINQNDVKNYLEGLGVEANDKQVEQFFNRLDTKHDGVITYDEFRDTLLLMPRLSGSRVKTAYKFISSDLENVSSDGDFTVGEDILNSIGYFLAGGLSGKITSSVGELKHQKIPIDKIKSPILKAATSIYRQGGLRGFYVGNGLNVLKVFPESAMKFGSFEAAKRFMCTVEGVSDPTQLSKVSTFAAGGFGGVCAQMTVYPIDTLKYRLQCAKLDSDIRGNRLLWTTAKQMYKEGGLRIFYRGLYVGIIGMFPYAAIDLGTFSTLKKWYFQKEAVLQNCAPEDVKLPNYIVLSMGALSGTIGASMVYPVNLIRTRLQAQGTYAHPHRYNGFFDAARKTMVKEGVPGLFKGLLPNLAKVAPAVSISYLMYENLKDLFQLE, encoded by the exons ATGATCTCCGTCGATAATCAAGCTCGGGTTCCCGATGCCCAGATGGAATCGTCTGAAGCCAGAGATCGGCGCTATAAGCAATTGTTCGAACGGCTAGACATCCAGCATTCGGGGGCCATTTCTTTAAGTGGGTTCAGAAAATCAGTGAAAGATCTGGACCATCCCATCAAGGATTCCAAAGATGCTGTGGaggaaatttttcaatctttggacaATCATAACCTCAATGCGGTTGACTTTGACTCGTTCAAAGAGTATTTAATTCGTGCAGAAACCCAAATAATCAAGGGTTTTCACAACTTGGATAAGGACCAAGACGGAATTATCAATCAAAATGATGTGAAAAATTACCTAGAGGGCCTAGGAGTGGAGGCCAATGATAAGCAagttgaacaatttttcaacaggCTAGATACAAAGCATGATGGTGTAATTACATATGACGAGTTCAGAGACACCCTGCTGTTGATGCCACGGCTTAGTGGTTCTAGAGTTAAGACAGCTTACAAATTTATAAGTTCAGACTTGGAAAATGTTTCTTCGGATGGTGATTTCACTGTTGGCGAAGATATTCTGAACAGTATTGGATATTTTTTAGCAGGTGGTCTATCTGGG aagataaCGTCCAGCGTTGGAGAACTGAAACACCAAAAGATCCCTATTGACAAGATCAAGTCTCCAATTCTTAAAGCTGCAACCAGTATTTATAGACAAGGTGGTTTGCGGGGCTTTTATGTGGGTAACGGCCTCAACGTTTTAAAAGTTTTTCCAGAGAGTGCTATGAAGTTTGGTTCTTTTGAAGCCGCAAAAAGGTTCATGTGCACTGTGGAAGGAGTTAGTGATCCGACTCAAttatcaaaagtttccacATTTGCAGCTGGAGGATTTGGTGGTGTTTGTGCTCAGATGACTGTTTACCCCATAGATACGCTTAAGTATCGTCTTCAATGTGCCAAGCTAGACTCTGACATCCGTGGCAACAGACTTCTATGGACCACTGCCAAACAAATGTATAAAGAAGGCGGTCTAAGGATCTTTTATCGAGGACTGTATGTTGGAATAATTGGTATGTTTCCTTATGCTGCCATTGACTTGGGAACATTTTctactttgaaaaaatggtactttcaaaaagaggccgttcttcaaaattgtgCACCAGAAGACGTGAAACTTCCTAATTACATTGTGCTTTCAATGGGTGCGTTGAGTGGAACGATTGGTGCTTCCATGGTTTATCCTGTTAATCTCATTAGAACCAGACTCCAAGCACAGGGTACGTATGCGCATCCTCATAGGTATAATGGATTCTTTGATGCTGCCAGGAAGACAATGGTGAAAGAAGGTGTTCCTGGTTTGTTCAAAGGTCTGCTACCCAACTTGGCGAAGGTTGCTCCAGCCGTGTCCATAAGCTATCTAATGTATGAAAATctcaaagatcttttccaactggAATAA
- a CDS encoding Receptor for alpha-factor pheromone: MEEYSDSFDPSQQLLNFTSLYGETDATFAELDDYHFYVVKYAIVYGARIGVGMFCTLMLFVVSKSWKTPIFVLNQSSLILLIIHSGFYIHYLTNQFSSLTYMFTRIPNETHAGVDLRINVVTNTLYALLILSIEISLIYQVFVIFKGVYENSLRWIVTIFTALFAAAVVAINFYVTTLQSVSMYNSNVDFPRWASNVPLILFASSVNWACLLLSLKLFFAIKVRRSLGLRQFDTFHILAIMFSQTLIIPSILIVLGYTGTRDRDSLASLGFLLIVVSLPFSSMWAATANNSNIPTSTGSFAWKNRYSPSTYSDDTTAVSKSFTIMTAKDECFTTDTEGSPRFIKGDRTSEDLHF; encoded by the coding sequence atggaagaatATTCAGACAGTTTCGACCCTTCCCAACAGCTATTAAATTTCACCTCGCTCTATGGTGAGACAGATGCGACTTTTGCTGAACTAGACGATTATCATTTTTACGTCGTCAAATATGCCATCGTATATGGTGCCCGTATCGGTGTTGGGATGTTTTGTACCTTGATGTTATTTGTGGTCTCCAAAAGCTGGAAGACTCCAATCTTCGTGCTGAACCAAAGTTCACTAATACTGCTGATAATCCACTCTGGGTTTTACATCCACTACTTGACCAACCAATTCTCAAGTCTTACCTACATGTTCACCAGAATTCCCAATGAAACCCATGCCGGTGTGGACTTGAGGATAAATGTAGTCACCAACACCTTGTATGCTTTGCTGATACTGTCCATTGAAATATCCTTGATCTACCAGGTGTTCGTTATCTTTAAAGGGGTTTACGAAAACTCACTCAGATGGATAGTGACCATTTTCACTGCATTATTTGCCGCAGCAGTTGTCGCAATAAACTTTTACGTTACGACACTTCAATCCGTATCCATGTATAATTCAAATGTTGACTTCCCTCGTTGGGCTTCGAACGTTCCATTGATACTTTTTGCCAGTTCCGTCAATTGGGCTTGTCTGCTCCTTAGCTTGAAATTGTTCTTTGCCATCAAAGTAAGAAGAAGCTTGGGACTTAGACAGTTTGATACGTTCCATATACTAGCCATCATGTTCAGTCAGACTCTGATTATTCCAAGCATATTGATTGTGCTGGGATATACAGGTACTAGAGACAGAGACTCCTTAGCATCCTTGGGTTTCCTGTTAATTGTGGTGTCTTTACCTTTTTCATCCATGTGGGCTGCCACAGCAAACAATTCTAATATTCCCACCTCTACTGGTTCGTTTGCTTGGAAGAATAGATACTCTCCCTCTACTTATAGTGATGATACCACTGCCGTCTCTAAGAGTTTCACGATCATGACGGCAAAGGATGAGTGTTTTACCACTGACACAGAGGGAAGCCCCAGGTTTATCAAGGGTGATAGGACTTCGGAAGACCTTCATTTTTAG
- a CDS encoding ATP-binding protein required for mismatch repair in mitosis and meiosis, producing the protein MITQISEKDAHKLSSGQLIIDLTAAVKELVENAIDANSSQIQITIKDYGLDSIQVSDDGVGISVEDHPFVCSPYYTSKLSSFEDLQAVSTLGFRGEAMSSLCNISNVTIVTCPDPDVAASKLEYDHSGKLIKSSSISAKKGTEVTISNIFENLPVRRKELVKHAKRDFYKLMTVLQSYAVINTQRRIMVNHITAKGKKNQMLATQGASLKGNLVNVFGAGALNGLIPINIQLSISAKYSEEFELSVEGYISNCSFGQGRASSDRQLFFINGRPVDLAQLSKKINEAYKTFNHLQYPMVVLNLKLDPNYLDINVTPDKRTIMIHHEDQVLESLIDALINEFNSQSHIIPKQETSTLVDSSMLQRPTGDTSFRQRKRSDIYSTINERTKRLKDASLHVEDTNNTTTELSLFVREDSEEHTGATEPDQDIGNDVGVVLTTLSPPRTVKTVRNYRLDERDNSSNQRKEEESSKSDYSEEDEVDDQGTSTPNDDSNNLSITRVYSVEDNDHQGPDDVVIIDEKHIGEGRGGFGRSKATEKSIDEENIVENGIKNQEPSNDSELVNAEIIDEEDGSDHADIIEYNSPTTRQIPKNRPQLVTEIFQEPSKQNNATSEIDLLASYSSTVPILNFSRAKRLNSQRYVGTVAIESQKIAQQFASNTSRLINAVDSEKTSLEVAKDDITDKEVAEEALTMRVSKTDFLKMKVVGQFNLGFIIVTKKSTEGKQDLFIVDQHASDEKYNFENFQKNTQFLSQPLVVPQFIELNLLDEVLVQDNIEIFSKNGFSIKFQEENEAGKRIQLLSIPMSKGTVFDIADFHELVHLLKENQGISKENLLAHVRPSKIRSMFAMRACRASIMIGKSLSMKTMTRVVHHLSGLDKPWNCPHGRPTMRHLIELSDLKPFQDDYIV; encoded by the coding sequence ATGATCACCCAGATAAGTGAAAAAGATGCCCATAAGCTATCATCGGGTCAGTTGATCATTGATCTCACAGCTGCTGTGAAGGAGCTGGTAGAGAATGCTATTGATGCCAACAGTTCCCAGATTCAGATTACCATCAAAGACTACGGTCTGGATTCCATTCAAGTGTCTGACGATGGGGTTGGAATTTCAGTGGAAGATCATCCATTTGTATGCTCTCCTTATTACacttcaaaactttcaagttttgagGATTTGCAAGCCGTCAGTACTTTGGGCTTTAGGGGAGAGGCAATGAGTTCATTGTGCAATATAAGCAATGTTACCATTGTTACATGTCCTGATCCAGATGTCGCAGCTAGCAAGCTGGAGTATGACCATTCGGGCAAACTgatcaaaagttcttcGATCTCAGCCAAGAAAGGCACAGAAGTCACCATATCaaacatttttgaaaacttgcCTGTTCGCAGAAAGGAGCTCGTCAAGCATGCCAAGAGAGATTTTTACAAATTGATGACAGTACTTCAAAGCTACGCTGTGATCAATACACAGAGACGTATTATGGTCAATCATATAACAGCAAAGGGTAAAAAGAATCAGATGTTGGCAACACAAGGCGCCTCTTTGAAAGGAAACCTTGTCAATGTGTTTGGTGCAGGAGCACTGAACGGATTGATTCCTATTAACATACAGTTGAGCATATCCGCTAAGTACTCCGAAGAGTTTGAACTGTCGGTAGAAGGTTACATTTCAAATTGCTCTTTTGGTCAGGGAAGAGCATCTTCTGATAGACAATTATTTTTCATTAATGGAAGGCCGGTAGATCTGGCACAATTATCCAAGAAGATCAATGAAGCATACAAGACGTTCAATCATCTGCAGTATCCAATGGTTGTACTCAACTTGAAGTTGGATCCAAACTATCTGGATATAAACGTTACCCCTGACAAGCGGACTATAATGATTCACCATGAAGACCAGGTTCTAGAGTCTTTGATTGATGCATTAATTAACGAGTTTAATTCTCAATCACACATTATTCCAAAGCAAGAAACATCTACTCTGGTAGACTCTAGTATGCTTCAGAGACCTACAGGAGATACCAGCTTTAGACAAAGGAAACGTAGCGATATTTACTCCACAATCAACGAGAGGACGAAGAGGCTGAAGGATGCTAGTTTACATGTTGAAGATACGAACAATACGACAACTGAGCTCTCTCTCTTTGTTCGTGAAGATTCTGAGGAACATACTGGTGCCACTGAGCCAGATCAAGATATCGGAAACGACGTGGGAGTAGTTTTGACGACCTTATCCCCTCCAAGGACAGTAAAGACAGTACGAAATTATCGATTGGACGAAAGAGATAATTCTTCGAATCAAAggaaggaagaagaaagttctaAGAGTGACTattcagaagaagatgaagtgGATGACCAGGGAACGAGTACTCCCAATGATGATTCTAATAATTTATCAATCACCAGAGTGTACTCtgttgaagataatgaTCACCAAGGGCCGGACGATGTAGTAATAATCGATGAAAAGCATATTGGCGAGGGGAGAGGTGGTTTTGGTAGATCAAAGGCTACTGAAAAGtcaattgatgaagaaaacaTAGTAGAGAATGGGATAAAAAACCAAGAGCCGAGTAATGATTCTGAACTAGTTAATGCAGaaatcattgatgaagaagacggATCAGACCATGCGGACATAATAGAGTACAATTCCCCGACTACTAGACAGATCCCAAAGAATCGCCCTCAACTAGTAACagaaatatttcaagaaccaAGTAAGCAAAACAATGCAACTTCGGAGATAGACCTACTAGCTTCCTACTCATCAACTGTCCCTATTTTAAACTTTTCCCGAGCCAAACGCCTGAACTCACAAAGATACGTCGGAACAGTTGCAATAGAAAGCCAAAAAATTGCACAACAATTTGCCTCCAATACTTCCAGACTGATCAACGCAGTTGATTCCGAAAAGACTTCTTTAGAAGTTGCCAAAGATGACATCACTGACAAAGAAGTAGCAGAAGAAGCCTTGACAATGAGAGTTTCCAAGAcagactttttgaaaatgaaggTAGTCGGTCAGTTCAATCTTGGATTCATCATCGTTACTAAAAAGTCGACAGAAGGGAAGCAAGACCTTTTTATTGTAGACCAACATGCATCTGACGAGAAatataattttgaaaactttcagaAGAACACACAGTTTCTAAGCCAGCCGCTGGTGGTGCCACAGTTCATTGAGTTAAATCTTCTAGATGAAGTATTAGTTCAAGACAACATCGAAATCTTCAGCAAGAACGGATTTTCTATTAAGTTTCAAGAGGAAAATGAGGCAGGGAAAAGGATTCAATTACTTTCCATTCCAATGTCAAAAGGAACAGTATTTGACATAGCAGATTTTCATGAGCTGGTCCATCTACTTAAAGAAAATCAAGGGATCAGCAAAGAGAATCTATTAGCACACGTGAGGCCATCCAAGATACGATCCATGTTCGCCATGAGGGCTTGTAGGGCAAGTATCATGATTGGGAAATCACTATCTATGAAAACGATGACTAGGGTAGTCCACCATTTGAGTGGATTAGATAAGCCCTGGAATTGCCCTCATGGAAGACCCACTATGAGACACCTTATTGAGCTGAGCGATTTGAAACCGTTCCAAGATGATTATATTGTTTAG
- a CDS encoding RNAase III encodes MSDEEGKRKRQKTDKASGEEKKSKKKTKISLVQCLETEYAVNKLTSSLKEVLEVSPSYREVAKALDNLGDYEAAVVLALTRGPKLVHASKLKTLYKHGKLDFLNLILNFNDPKVFAEFEDLESKYNKKKSDNKSGKKDINKPSNEDEEGKEVRPKGVEQYPPPLLPLTDPVLRSKVFTHKSAVTQAEEDSIEAANSSYERLEYLGDAVLELAVTSIVMKEFPASSEGHLSVCRQQIVSNSNLENYSKLYGFPEKLSSLMSKEETDKNNGKIYADIFEAYIGALYVQNNNDLTMIQEWLGKLARPVIEAMKMKRDKSYLNKSAKEKLYALIGSAKSAPKYVTLDNGPARDEWLVQVEMEGEIIGKGIGGSVKDARTRAAMAALENHNAIRKYNTMRSTTLREESLVKAPEDSELQKEVDDLIEKIKMSKNVKNVSFPLRVPENSGVIPEHKGLIMFLFSKWNLQTELKCVKLNDQFETTFVVEGKSILTSYSQHKKRSNLLCYTYFYKNLHILKLLMKEYVKEQS; translated from the coding sequence ATGAGTGACGAAGAAGGGAAAAGGAAACGACAGAAAACTGACAAGGCGTCTGGtgaggaaaagaaaagtaaaaagaaaacaaaaatcaGCTTGGTTCAATGTTTGGAGACTGAGTATGCGGTTAATAAGCTCACAAGTTCCTTGAAGGAGGTTCTAGAAGTCTCACCAAGCTACAGGGAGGTGGCCAAAGCATTGGATAATTTGGGTGATTACGAGGCTGCGGTGGTGCTTGCATTGACAAGAGGTCCCAAATTGGTACATGCGAGCAAATTGAAGACTTTGTATAAGCATGGGAAACTTGACTTCTTGAACCTAATACTAAATTTCAATGACCCTAAGGTGTTCgcagagtttgaagacCTTGAATCGAAGtacaacaaaaagaaaagcgATAATAAAAGTGGAAAGAAGGACATCAATAAGCCGAgtaatgaagatgaggaggGAAAAGAGGTAAGGCCAAAGGGTGTCGAACAGTATCCTCCCCCACTTCTACCTTTGACCGATCCAGTTTTGAGATCAAAAGTGTTCACTCACAAATCAGCTGTTACTCAGGCTGAGGAGGATAGCATAGAAGCAGCTAACTCTTCCTATGAACGCTTAGAGTACTTGGGAGATGCTGTTCTCGAGCTAGCTGTGACGTCTATTGTTATGAAGGAATTTCCTGCCTCATCAGAAGGCCATCTGTCTGTTTGCAGACAACAAATCGTCAGCAATTCTAATTTGGAAAACTATTCAAAGTTGTATGGGTTTCCGGAAAAACTCAGCTCGTTAATGAgtaaagaagaaactgataAGAACAATGGTAAGATATATGctgacatttttgaagcttACATCGGTGCATTATACGTTCAAAACAACAACGACCTCACAATGATTCAAGAGTGGCTGGGAAAGTTAGCACGGCCTGTGATAGAAGccatgaaaatgaaaagagaTAAATCGTATCTGAACAAGAGTGCCAAAGAGAAACTCTATGCTCTTATTGGCTCAGCCAAGTCCGCTCCCAAATACGTCACCTTAGATAATGGTCCAGCTCGGGATGAGTGGTTGGTTCAGGTAGAAATGGAGGGAGAAATCATAGGAAAAGGAATTGGTGGCAGTGTTAAGGATGCCCGAACTAGAGCTGCTATGGCAGCCCTAGAGAATCATAATGCCATAAGAAAGTATAACACCATGAGGTCCACCACCTTAAGAGAAGAATCGCTAGTTAAAGCACCTGAAGATTCTGAACTACAAAAGGAAGTTGATGACTTGATCGAGAAAATAAAGATGAGCAAAAACGTTAAGAATGTGTCGTTCCCATTGAGAGTACCTGAAAATTCAGGTGTAATTCCAGAACATAAAGGATTGATAATGTTCCTGTTTAGTAAATGGAATCTACAAACTGAACTCAAATGTGTCAAACTAAACGATCAATTTGAAACTACCTTCGTGGTTGAAGGAAAATCAATCCTCACATCCTACAGTCAGCATAAGAAACGAAGCAATTTATTGTGCTATACGTATTTCTATAAAAACTTGCATATCCTGAAGCTTCTGATGAAAGAATACGTCAAGGAGCAGTCTTAA